In Gossypium hirsutum isolate 1008001.06 chromosome D06, Gossypium_hirsutum_v2.1, whole genome shotgun sequence, one genomic interval encodes:
- the LOC107901014 gene encoding protein WHAT'S THIS FACTOR 1 homolog, chloroplastic, with product MAIPFIINKVLLNKSVHIQRLLSNHHQMLDLLSMRRMWYQQTMFGWFQIKPMTSSRRVQDRSKNKRIHYLEIVKEKWKILSKVLFLMELLKKEKEMVIPLRSLDRYRKQLNLPKPHKITDFIRKCPNLFELYKDQRGTLWCGMTKGAEDLLEEEERLIEEQSTKAVEYVTRILMMSVDKRIQLDKIAHFRRDFGLPIEFRTKWVNQYPQHFRVEKSKDGVEFLELVNWDPAWAITELEKRTLGLNDGIGREPGILSLPFPLKFPPNYKKVYRHGGKIEHFQKRSYLSPYADARELKAGSLEFDKRAVAVMHELLSFTIEKRLVTDHLTHFRRELVMPQKLMRLLLKHFGIFYVSERGKRFSVFLTEAYEGSELIEKCPLVLWKEKVLSLIGYRGKKKEVPTFSDLSDMEERDIIEEKDIIEGDTEMEDTCADFEEEEIMGGLDAVSPTNDDELEISHFCNSYKGTSQT from the coding sequence ATGGCCATTCCGTTTATTataaacaaagttttgttgaataaATCCGTCCATATCCAGCGACTACTTTCAAACCACCACCAAATGCTTGATCTTTTGTCAATGAGAAGGATGTGGTACCAACAAACCATGTTTGGGTGGTTTCAAATCAAACCAATGACTTCCAGTAGACGAGTCCAAGACCGTAGCAAGAACAAAAGAATTCACTATCTCGAAATTGTAAAAGAGAAATGGAAAATATTATCAAAAGTACTGTTTTTGATGGAacttttaaagaaagaaaaagagatggTTATCCCCTTAAGGTCATTGGACAGATACAGGAAGCAACTTAATTTGCCAAAACCCCATAAAATAACTGATTTTATTAGGAAATGTCCCAATTTGTTTGAATTATACAAGGATCAAAGGGGAACCTTATGGTGTGGAATGACTAAAGGAGCTGAGGATTTGTTGGAAGAAGAGGAAAGGTTGATTGAGGAACAATCAACCAAAGCTGTTGAGTATGTTACTAGGATTTTAATGATGTCAGTTGATAAAAGGATTCAGTTAGATAAGATTGCTCATTTTAGGAGAGATTTTGGTTTGCCAATTGAGTTTAGGACCAAGTGGGTGAATCAGTATCCCCAACATTTTAGGGTGGAAAAATCTAAAGATGGGGTTGAGTTTTTGGAGCTTGTAAATTGGGATCCTGCTTGGGCTATTACAGAGTTGGAGAAAAGAACATTGGGTTTGAATGATGGTATTGGACGTGAACCGGGTATACTTTCTTTGCCGTTTCCTTTGAAGTTCCCTCCTAACTACAAAAAGGTGTATAGACATGGAGGGAAGATTGAGCATTTTCAGAAAAGGTCTTATTTGTCTCCCTATGCAGATGCTAGGGAGCTGAAAGCGGGGTCATTGGAATTTGATAAGAGGGCGGTTGCAGTTATGCACGAGTTACTTAGCTTTACCATTGAGAAGAGATTGGTGACTGACCATCTCACTCATTTTCGACGGGAACTTGTGATGCCACAGAAGTTGATGAGGCTTCTTTTGAAGCATTTTGGCATCTTTTATGTTTCTGAAAGGGGGAAGAGGTTTAGTGTCTTCTTGACTGAAGCTTATGAAGGTTCTGAGCTGATTGAGAAATGCCCATTGGTGCTTTGGAAGGAAAAGGTCCTGAGCCTTATTGGTTATAGAGGAAAGAAGAAAGAGGTTCCTACTTTCAGTGACCTGTCAGACATGGAGGAAAGGGATATAATTGAGGAAAAGGATATTATCGAGGGTGATACTGAGATGGAAGACACATGTGCAGATTTTGAGGAAGAGGAAATCATGGGTGGTTTAGATGCTGTTTCACCTACTAATGATGATGAGTTGGAGATTTCTCATTTTTGCAATTCATACAAAGGCACTAGTCAAACTTGA